In Ahaetulla prasina isolate Xishuangbanna chromosome 6, ASM2864084v1, whole genome shotgun sequence, a single window of DNA contains:
- the ATP13A3 gene encoding polyamine-transporting ATPase 13A3 isoform X1 encodes MDNEENMLQEGEEEELKIYGYNFCRWKLVFVAGGVLCSGGLLLLLLYWMPEWRVKATCQRATLKHCQVVLLRTTDEFQTWFCAKVRTVFSLGPHPLQAPKELVLEKVANGSSTPLCIPPSEENGNSALDGLSQAPQLLQLRYFTHHSVKYFWDDAIQNFTSIKGLDDSTTCASIHREHSTGLTKEMQDYRKIFYGLNEIAVKVPSIFKMLIKEVLNPFYIFQLFSVILWCTDEYYYYAIAIVIMSLISIASSLYNIRKQYTMLHDMVAAHSIIRVSISRANHGVEEVLSTDLVPGDVIVVPLRGMIMPCDAVLLSGTCIVNESMLTGESVPVTKTNLPNPSKDCQALEDEVYNPDGHRRHTLFCGTTVIQTRFYTGELVKAVVIRTGFSTSKGQLVRSILYPKPTDFQLYREAYLFLLCLVGVAGIGFLYTIVISILHQVPARIIIIESLDIITITVPPALPAAMTAGIVYAQRRLKKVGIFCISPQRINICGQLNLVCFDKTGTLTEDGLDLWGIQRVENARFQLPEESACKESLVRSPFVACMATCHSLTKIEGVLSGDPLDLKMFEATGWVLEEATEEETALHNRIMPTVVRPAKQLLPDFNAGNNKEMELFQLSASYEIGIVRQFPFSSALQRMCVVARILGEKKMDAFMKGAPEVVAGLCKPATVPADFEQVLEDYTRQGFRVIALAHRKLESKLNWHKVQNVARDTIEANLDFMGLIVMQNKLKPETPAVLDDLHKANVRTVMVTGDNMLTAISVARDCGMILPQDKVIVAEALPPKDGHPARIKWHHADALERAPDATPTINSEDIPIKLAQQNYEDSHKTRFHFAMNGKSFAVIQEHFQDLVPKLVLHGTVFARMAPDQKTQLVEALQNVDYHVGMCGDGANDCGALKRAHGGISLSELEASVASPFTSRTASISCVPNLIREGRAALMTSFCVFKFMALYSIIQYLSVTLLYSVQSNLGDFQFLFIDLAIILVLVFTMSLNPAWKELVAQRPPSGLISGALLFSVLSQILICLGFQVLGFLWVKQQPWYETWSPFSDACNLSGVVNASQPGNVSHHDEHNIRNYENTTLFFISSFQYLIVAVVFSKGRPFRQPCYRNYLFVVSVVALYAFALTILLHPVAAIESFLELVCVPHAWRVTVLLLVMANAAVSMLVENFLLDMVLWKVLFSRDKQGEDRLASSSSSSSSSSSSHPSQEGLDRCHGCALPGLLGLKKRPPKARYMHLAQELLVDPEWPPKGRTTTEAPGPSCQNGSCQVITMT; translated from the exons ATGGACAATGAAGAAAACATGCTCCAGGAAGGTGAAGAAGAGGAGCTG AAAATCTATGGGTACAACTTTTGCCGATGGAAGCTGGTCTTTGTGGCTGGAGGAGTACTGTGCTCAGGcggcctccttctcctcctcctctactggATGCCGGAGTGGCGAGTGAAAGCCACCTGCCAAAGGGCTACGCTGAAACATTGCCAGGTGGTCCTGCTGAGAACAACC GATGAATTCCAGACCTGGTTCTGTGCAAAGGTCCGCACGGTCTTTTCCCTGGGCCCCCACCCCTTACAGGCCCCCAAAGAGCTGGTCTTGGAGAAGGTAGCCAATGGCTCCAGCACTCCTTTATGCATCCCTCCCTCGGAAGAGAACGGCAACAGCGCCTTGGATGGCCTCTCCCAGGCCCCACAGCTCCTCCAG CTGCGCTATTTCACCCACCACAGCGTGAAGTATTTCTGGGATGATGCGATCCAGAATTTCACTTCCATAAA AGGTTTGGATGACTCCACCACCTGCGCTTCCATCCACCGGGAACACAGCACAGGGCTGACGAAGGAGATGCAGGACTACAG GAAGATTTTCTACGGACTGAATGAAATTGCGGTCAAAGTGCCTTCCATTTTTAAGATGTTGATTAAAGAG gTCCTCAATCCTTTCTACATTTTCCAGCTATTCAGTGTGATCCTCTGGTGCACAGATGAATATTACTATTACGCAATCGCCATTGTGATCATGTCTCTGATCTCCATCGCCAGCTCTCTCTACAACATCCGGAAG CAATACACGATGCTGCACGACATGGTGGCAGCTCACAGCATCATTCGGGTCTCCATCAGCAGAGCCAACCACG GTGTAGAAGAGGTTCTGTCCACGGACCTGGTGCCTGGAGACGTCATTGTGGTCCCGCTTAGGGGAATGATCATGCCTTGCGACGCGGTACTTCTCAGTGGCACTTGCATCGTTAATGAAAGCATGTTGACGG gGGAGAGCGTCCCTGTCACCAAGACCAACCTGCCCAACCCGTCCAAGGACTGCCAGGCCCTGGAAGACGAAGTGTACAACCCGGACGGGCACCGGAGGCACACCCTCTTCTGTGGCACGACAGTCATTCAGACCCGCTTCTATACTGGGGAGCTCGTCAAGGCCGTGGTCATCCGAACAG GCTTCAGCACTTCGAAAGGGCAGCTGGTGCGCTCCATCCTGTACCCAAAGCCTACCGACTTCCAGCTCTACCGCGAGGCCTACCTCTTCCTGCTCTgcctggtgggtgtggcgggCATCGGGTTCCTGTACACCATCGTCATCAGCATCCTCCACCAG GTTCCTGCCCGCATCATCATCATCGAGTCCTTGGACATCATCACCATCACGGTCCCTCCGGCTCTTCCGGCCGCCATGACAGCCGGCATCGTTTACGCACAGCGGCGGCTGAAGAAGGTCGGCATCTTCTGCATCAGCCCCCAGAGGATCAACATCTGTGGGCAGCTGAACCTCGTGTGCTTTGACAAG ACCGGGACCCTGACAGAGGATGGCCTGGACCTTTGGGGCATCCAAAGGGTTGAAAACGCCCG CTTCCAGCTGCCTGAGGAGAGCGCCTGCAAGGAAAGCCTGGTGCGGTCGCCCTTCGTGGCCTGCATGGCCACTTGCCATTCCCTCACCAAGATTGAAGGGGTGCTCTCCGGAGATCCGCTTGATCTGAAGATGTTTGAAGCCACCGGATGG GTGCTTGAAGAGGCCACAGAGGAGGAAACGGCTCTTCACAACCGGATTATGCCCACGGTTGTCCGGCCGGCTAAGCAGCTTCTTCCGGACTTCAACGCTGGAAACAACAAGGAAATG GAGCTGTTTCAACTCTCG GCCAGTTACGAAATTGGGATTGTGAGGCAGTTCCCCTTCTCTTCCGCGCTTCAGCGGATGTGCGTGGTGGCCCGGATCCTGGGGGAGAAGAAGATGGACGCTTTTATGAAAGGGGCCCCAGAAGTGGTCGCAGGGCTGTGCAAGCCAGCCACTG tGCCTGCTGATTTTGAGCAGGTGTTGGAGGACTACACCCGGCAAGGCTTCCGGGTGATCGCTCTGGCTCACAGGAAGCTGGAGTCCAAGCTCAACTGGCACAAGGTGCAGAACGTGGCCCG AGATACCATCGAGGCCAACCTGGATTTCATGGGGCTCATCGTCATGCAGAATAAGCTGAAGCCGGAAACTCCCGCTGTCCTCGATGACTTGCACAAAGCCAACGTCCGCACCGTCATGGTCACAG GCGATAACATGCTGACTGCCATCTCTGTGGCTCGGGATTGTGGCATGATTCTACCTCAGGACAAGGTCATTGTGGCTGAAGCGCTACCTCCCAAGGATGGGCACCCTGCCAGGATCAAATGGCACCACGCAGATGCCCTCGAGAGGGCTCCCGACGCCACGCCTACCATCAACTCAGAG GATATTCCTATTAAACTTGCCCAGCAGAACTACGAGGATTCCCATAAAACCAGGTTCCATTTTGCAATGAACGGGAAGTCCTTCGCTGTCATCCAGGAGCACTTCCAAGACCTGGTGCCCAAG CTTGTTTTGCATGGCACGGTCTTCGCCCGCATGGCCCCAGACCAAAAGACGCAGCTGGTGGAGGCCCTGCAAAACGTGGA CTACCACGTGGGGATGTGCGGGGACGGAGCGAATGACTGTGGC GCTCTGAAGAGGGCCCATGGTGGCATTTCGCTCTCCGAGCTGGAAGCTTCTGTTGCTTCTCCCTTCACCTCCAGGACAGCCAGCATCTCATGCGTGCCAAACCTGATCAG GGAAGGCCGGGCCGCCCTAATGACTTCCTTCTGCGTGTTCAAATTCATGGCTTTATATAGCATCATCCAGTACCTCAGCGTGACTCTGCTGTACTCT GTCCAGAGCAACTTGGGAGACTTCCAGTTCCTCTTCATCGACCTGGCCATCATTTTGGTGCTGGTCTTCACCA TGAGCCTGAACCCTGCTTGGAAAGAGCTCGTGGCCCAGCGGCCGCCTTCGGGCCTCATCTCGGGGGCCCTCCTCTTCTCCGTCCTGTCCCAGATCCTCATCTGCCTGGGCTTCCAGGTCCTGGGCTTCCTGTGGGTCAAGCAGCAGCCCTGGTACGAGACTTGGAGCCCCTTCTCAGA CGCCTGCAACCTCTCGGGCGTGGTCAACGCTTCCCAGCCAGGTAACGTCTCCCATCACGACGAGCACAACATCCGAAACTACGAGAACACCACTCTCTTCTTCATCTCCAGCTTCCAGTACCTCATTGTGGCCGTGGTCTTCTCCAAGGGCCGGCCCTTCCGCCAGCCCTGCTACAGGAACT ATCTATTCGTGGTCTCTGTGGTGGCCCTTTACGCCTTTGCGCTGACCATCCTGCTGCACCCAGTGGCAGCCATTGAATCCTTCTTGGAG CTTGTCTGCGTGCCTCATGCGTGGCGTGTCACGGTGCTTCTCCTGGTCATGGCCAATGCTGCGGTGTCCATGCTGGTGGAG AACTTTCTTCTTGACATGGTCCTTTGGAAGGTCCTCTTCAGTCGAGACAAGCAAGGGGAGGACCGCCtagcttcctcttcctcctcctcctcctcttcttcctcctcccacccGTCTCAG gAGGGGCTGGACCGTTGCCATGGATGCGCCCTGCCAGGGCTGCTGGGCCTGAAGAAGAGGCCGCCCAAGGCCCGCTACATGCACCTGGCCCAGGAACTGCTGGTGGACCCGGAGTGGCCGCCCAAGGGCCGCACCACCACGGAGGCCCCCGGCCCCTCCTGCCAGAACGGCTCTTGCCAAGTGATCACCATGACGTAG